One Bacteroidota bacterium genomic region harbors:
- a CDS encoding glycosyltransferase has translation MLLGFGVDLVIHKTAEKLALKGFEVTVFCIRSDKTYSNKNYKVVNICCPITKNPLKNEINAINALKRLNHENIDLWIAETYPFFIASRVMKNPVIIVDHGVVSTEGFPFMKKLFFGYMKFTQNYLFFPKATRIISISNYIQSLTPSIIRKKQEIIYNGTDNYAQVNEEKIQEFKTKYGIKENDIVLLYVGRLNHRDQPYKGIKELTEIYKNLKKKYSHIKLIMAGFGNKKDKERLAKENIIPIVCAPVELMPILYQATDIYITASKWEGFNLPLIEAGSFGVPAVAYDVGPHKEVLQNNAGFLVKTSHEFQEKVGYLISHAKKRKEMSTAAIKNAERFTWEKASNKYFKIINKITSQSKLKRPPYNQGQVDVITLNYNGKKYLAKLFNSLANQTYQNIKVTMVDNGSSDKSVEYVRNSFPWVNLIVSKKNLFFSRGNNLAVSKTNGEYIFFINNDTVAKEDAIENMVKTIEKHGKYQVAGVSAKMLFYKDKKIIDSIGTVMISNGSPFNRGIGQIDIGQYDNEEEIFGACFGAAMVRRNVYEKTVGPLDNSYFGYFEDVDWCLRARNFGYKIYSSPKAIVYHDHSGSSKKNSYNWKYYLIQRNFIRTIIKNFELARAIKKTTWKIMVLIYHFFSTKEKGRKWIIVKIVGNTILFFPILLVKRSKIQSKKCKPDYEIIKFAKRELPVFDPVQYKPYYSLDNLYLMFSKLDETKKFKNPEVTRISSLSNYLNNTKGIMEKNMWEEKTNQLIDSTISYIGEEYANRFRKKIIQDRKQKQKPT, from the coding sequence ATGCTTTTAGGTTTTGGAGTTGATCTCGTAATCCACAAAACTGCTGAAAAATTGGCCTTAAAAGGTTTTGAGGTTACAGTTTTTTGTATTCGTAGCGACAAAACTTACTCTAATAAAAATTACAAAGTAGTTAATATTTGTTGCCCCATCACAAAAAACCCTCTCAAAAATGAAATCAATGCCATTAATGCTCTCAAAAGGTTAAATCATGAAAATATTGACCTGTGGATTGCTGAAACTTATCCATTTTTTATTGCGTCCAGAGTAATGAAAAATCCAGTAATTATTGTAGATCACGGAGTGGTTTCTACCGAAGGGTTCCCCTTTATGAAAAAACTCTTTTTTGGCTACATGAAGTTCACTCAAAATTATTTATTTTTTCCAAAAGCTACCCGGATTATCTCTATCTCAAATTACATTCAATCATTAACCCCTTCAATCATTCGTAAAAAACAAGAAATAATTTATAACGGCACAGACAATTATGCTCAAGTTAATGAAGAGAAAATTCAAGAATTTAAAACTAAATATGGCATAAAGGAAAATGATATTGTTCTACTTTATGTTGGAAGATTAAATCATAGAGATCAACCATACAAAGGCATAAAAGAACTAACAGAAATTTATAAAAATTTAAAGAAAAAATATTCTCATATAAAATTGATTATGGCTGGTTTTGGCAATAAAAAAGATAAGGAGCGGTTAGCAAAAGAGAATATAATTCCAATTGTTTGCGCTCCCGTTGAGCTAATGCCCATACTTTACCAAGCCACTGATATTTATATAACCGCCTCCAAATGGGAAGGATTTAATCTTCCATTAATTGAAGCTGGCAGTTTCGGCGTACCTGCCGTAGCTTACGACGTTGGTCCCCATAAAGAAGTTCTACAAAATAATGCTGGTTTCTTAGTGAAAACAAGCCATGAATTCCAAGAAAAGGTCGGATATCTTATTTCTCATGCTAAAAAAAGAAAAGAAATGTCAACAGCTGCTATAAAAAATGCCGAGAGATTTACCTGGGAAAAAGCATCCAATAAATATTTCAAAATTATCAATAAAATTACGAGTCAAAGTAAACTAAAAAGGCCTCCATACAATCAAGGACAAGTTGATGTCATTACTCTTAATTATAATGGGAAAAAATATTTAGCTAAATTATTTAATTCTCTTGCAAACCAAACTTATCAAAACATTAAGGTAACCATGGTTGACAATGGTTCGTCGGATAAATCAGTTGAATATGTTAGAAATAGTTTCCCTTGGGTAAACTTAATTGTTTCTAAAAAAAACTTGTTTTTTAGCCGAGGAAACAATTTGGCAGTATCAAAAACAAACGGAGAATACATTTTTTTCATCAATAACGACACCGTCGCCAAGGAAGATGCTATTGAAAATATGGTGAAAACAATAGAAAAGCATGGAAAATACCAAGTTGCAGGAGTTTCTGCCAAAATGCTTTTTTATAAGGATAAGAAAATAATAGACTCTATTGGAACGGTTATGATTAGCAACGGATCGCCCTTCAATAGAGGTATTGGTCAAATTGATATTGGCCAATATGATAATGAGGAAGAAATCTTTGGTGCTTGTTTCGGTGCTGCCATGGTTCGCAGAAATGTTTATGAGAAAACAGTGGGGCCTCTCGATAATTCATATTTTGGTTATTTTGAGGATGTTGATTGGTGCTTAAGAGCAAGAAATTTTGGTTATAAAATATATTCTTCACCAAAAGCTATTGTCTATCATGACCATTCCGGAAGCTCTAAGAAAAATAGCTACAACTGGAAGTATTATTTGATTCAAAGGAATTTCATCAGAACCATCATTAAGAATTTTGAGCTTGCAAGAGCTATAAAAAAAACTACTTGGAAAATAATGGTGCTAATTTATCATTTTTTCAGCACTAAAGAAAAAGGAAGAAAATGGATCATTGTAAAGATTGTTGGCAACACTATATTATTTTTTCCTATATTGTTGGTTAAAAGATCAAAAATCCAATCCAAAAAATGCAAGCCTGATTACGAAATAATTAAATTTGCAAAAAGAGAACTTCCAGTTTTTGATCCAGTTCAATATAAGCCATATTATTCTTTGGATAATCTCTATCTTATGTTTTCTAAATTAGATGAAACAAAAAAATTCAAAAATCCAGAAGTAACTAGAATTTCGTCTTTATCAAATTACCTAAATAATACAAAAGGAATAATGGAAAAAAACATGTGGGAAGAAAAAACCAATCAGTTGATTGATTCTACTATTTCTTATATTGGCGAAGAATACGCTAATAGGTTCAGAAAAAAGATTATACAAGACAGAAAGCAAAAACAAAAACCTACTTAA